Proteins from one Raphanus sativus cultivar WK10039 unplaced genomic scaffold, ASM80110v3 Scaffold0843, whole genome shotgun sequence genomic window:
- the LOC130503170 gene encoding glutathione hydrolase 1-like produces the protein MNSRIAAIILLLIVFLQNAAAKKRQHSIVASNAAVATDHGECSEIGMNVLRQGGNAVDASVAVALCLGVVNPGSSGLGGGSFAVVKMASGKEIAYDFREVAPLQATEDMYSGNLELKKKGPLSVAVPGEIAGLFTAWKQLGKLPWKQLVYPAEKLAAEGYKISKYLYMQMNATRDDILADKAGLSELFASKGELKKPGTVVRNPELAFTLKQIAEHGPKVFYNGTVGVNLVSDIQKLGGILTLKDLHSYKVKVKKPLSNDILGYRVLGMPPPSSGGPSMVLILNILSQYGIPKGVAGPLGVHRLAEALKHAFAVRMNLGDPDFVDVTKVVSDMLSPKFAQELKKKINDNKTFDPKYYGGKWNEIHDHGTSHFSIIDKERNVVAMTTTINGYFGAIKLSPSTGIVLNNQMDDFSIPMKVQPDVPPPAPANFIRPGKRPLSSMSPTIVLKDGKVKAAVGASGGLYIIPGATQVFLNHFFLNMDPLSSVMAPRIFHQLIPNRISYEDWKTVYDDHFELPKETRDVLEKKGHVLTPIADGAISQLIVVESGGNSNGTSRLVAVSDPRKGGFPSGY, from the exons ATGAATT CTCGAATAGCAGCTATCATTCTTCTTCTGATCGTGTTTCTTCAAAACGCTGCGGCTAAGAAAAGACAGCACAGTATTGTTGCGTCTAACGCTGCGGTTGCCACAGACCATGGAGAGTGTTCTGAAATCGGCATGAATGTACTTCGTCAAGGAGGGAACGCCGTTGATGCCTCTGTGGCCGTTGCTCTCTGTTTGGGagttgtgaatccagggtctagCGGTCTAGGCGGTGGATCGTTTGCAGTGGTTAAGATGGCTAGTGGTAAAGAAATTGCTTATGATTTTAGAGAGGTCGCTCCTCTACAAGCCACTGAG GATATGTATAGCGGTAATCTTGAACTAAAGAAGAAAGGACCCCTATCAGTAGCTGTTCCCGGGGAAATCGCGGGTTTATTCACTGCTTGGAAACAACTCGGAAAGTTACCGTGGAAGCAATTAGTGTATCCCGCAGAGAAACTGGCAGCTGAAGGATACAAGATTTCTAAGTACCTTTATATGCAGATGAACGCGACTAGAGATGATATTTTAGCAGACAAAGCTGGTCTCTCCGAGCTATTTGCTTCAAAAGGAGAGCTCAAAAAACCAGGGACAGTTGTTCGTAACCCAGAATTGGCTTTTACACTTAAGCAAATTGCTGAACATGGTCCAAAAGTATTTTACAATGGTACCGTTGGGGTTAACCTGGTGAGTGATATACAAAAATTGGGAGGGATATTGACTTTGAAAGATTTGCATAGTTACAAGGTTAAAGTTAAGAAACCATTATCTAACGATATTCTTGGGTACCGAGTACTTGGTATGCCTCCTCCTTCCTCTGGTGGCCCTTCAATGGTGCTT ATTTTGAATATTCTTTCCCAATATGGGATACCAAAGGGTGTTGCGGGACCGTTAGGTGTTCATCGACTAGCTGAGGCTCTAAAACATGCATTTGCGGTCAGAATGAACCTCGGGGATCCAGATTTTGTCGATGTTACTAAGGTTGTTTCGGATATGTTGTCTCCAAAGTTTGCACAAGAACTGAAGAAAAAGATTAACGATAACAAAACCTTTGATCCCAAATATTATGGTGGCAA ATGGAACGAGATACACGATCATGGGACGAGCCATTTCTCGATAATAGATAAGGAGAGAAATGTTGTAGCAATGACTACTACGATAAATGGTTACTTTGGGGCAATAAAGCTGTCTCCTAGCACAGGCATCGTTCTGAACAACCAAATGGACGACTTCTCAATCCCCATGAAAGTCCAACCAGATGTGCCGCCTCCAGCACCAGCTAACTTCATCCGTCCAGGGAAACGACCTTTGTCCTCAATGTCTCCCACCATTGTACTCAag GACGGTAAAGTGAAAGCTGCAGTTGGTGCAAGTGGAGGATTGTATATCATCCCTGGAGCAACACAAGTTTTCTTGAATCATTTTTTCCTCAACATGGATCCTCTCTCTTCCGTCATGGCTCCAAGAATCTTCCACCAg CTGATACCAAACAGGATTTCGTATGAAGATTGGAAGACAGTTTACGATGATCACTTCGAGCTTCCTAAAGAGACAAGAGACGTGTTGGAGAAGAAAGGTCATGTCTTAACGCCGATCGCTGATGGGGCGATTTCTCAGTTAATAGTTGTAGAATCCGGTGGAAATTCGAACGGAACGAGTAGACTTGTAGCAGTTAGTGATCCAAGAAAAGGAGGGTTCCCTTCAGGATATTAA
- the LOC108818792 gene encoding alanine--glyoxylate aminotransferase 2 homolog 1, mitochondrial codes for MSLQRQLLKRVFDRASSSSGIHRPATSFHRSDYSTSSPPQIPPFDYQPQPYNGPSADDVFKKRKKFLGPSLFHFYQKPLNIVEGKMQYLFDETGRRYLDAFAGIVTVSCGHCHPDILNAINEQSKLLQHATTIYLHHAIGDFAEALAAKMPGNLKVVYFVNSGSEANELAMMMARLYTGSLEMISLRNAYHGGSSNTIGLTALNTWKYPLPQGEIHHVVNPDPYRGVFGSDGSMYAKDVQDHIDYGTSGKVAGFIAETIQGVGGAVELAPGYLKSVYDIVRKAGGVCIADEVQTGFGRTGSHYWGFQTQDVVPDIVTMAKGIGNGLPLGAVVTTPEIASVLATKIQFNTFGGNPVCSAGGLAVLNVIDKERRQTHCAEVGSHLIQRLKDLQKRHDIIGDVRGRGLMVGIELVTDRKEKTPAKAETAVLFEQLRELGILVGKGGLHGNVFRIKPPMCFTKDDADFLVDAMDYSISKL; via the exons ATGTCTTTACAGAGGCAACTTCTCAAGAGAGTCTTCGATAGAGCTTCAAGTTCCTCCGGGATCCATCGGCCTGCCACCTCCTTCCACCGCTCCGATTACTCCACCTCGTCTCCGCCGCAGATTCCCCCGTTCGATTACCAACCGCAGCCCTACAATGGTCCTTCCGCAGATGATGTCTTCAAGAAACGGAAGAAGTTTCTCGGACCTTCTCTTTTCCATTTCTACCAAAAGCCT CTCAACATCGTTGAAGGGAAGATGCAGTACTTGTTCGATGAAACCGGTAGGCGTTATCTGGACGCCTTTGCTGGAATAGTCACTGTCTCGTGCGGTCACTGCCATCCCGACATACTCAACGCTATTAACGAACAGAGCAAGCTTCTTCAGCACGCAACCACCATATACCTACATCACGCCATAGGAGATTTCGCCGAAGCATTAGCTGCCAAGATGCCTGGAAACCTAAAG GTTGTGTACTTTGTAAATTCTGGCTCAGAAGCTAATGAGTTAGCAATGATGATGGCTAGGCTTTATACTGGGAGCCTTGAGATGATTTCATTGAGAAATGCTTATCATGGTGGAAGTTCTAATACTATTGGATTAACAGCTCTTAACACATGGAAGTACCCTTTACCACAG GGGGAGATCCATCATGTTGTGAATCCAGATCCATACCGCGGAGTATTTGGTTCTGATGGTTCTATGTATGCTAAAGATGTCCAAGACCATATTGACTATGGTACTTCTGGAAAAGTGGCTGGATTTATTGCAGAGACCATCcag GGGGTGGGAGGAGCTGTAGAATTGGCTCCTGGTTACTTAAAGTCGGTTTATGACATTGTACGCAAAGCTGGTGGTGTATGCATAGCCGATGAAGTCCAAACTGGATTTGGCAGGACAGGAAGTCACTACTGGGGTTTTCAGACACAAGATGTAGTACCGGACATAGTCACAATGGCAAAG GGAATTGGAAATGGATTGCCATTAGGAGCTGTGGTGACTACACCAGAGATTGCGAGCGTTTTAGCTACAAAGATTCAGTTCAACACTTTTGGTGGAAACCCGGTGTGTTCAGCTGGTGGACTTGCTGTTCTAAACGTTATTGACAAGGAGAGACGCCAAACACATTGTGCTGAAGTTGGTTCGCACCTAATTCAACGTTTGAAAGATCTGCAGAAAAGACATGATA TTATTGGAGATGTGAGAGGGAGAGGATTAATGGTTGGGATAGAGCTTGTGACTGACCGGAAGGAGAAGACACCAGCCAAGGCTGAAACAGCTGTCTTGTTTGAGCAGCTTAGAG AACTTGGCATACTCGTTGGAAAGGGAGGGCTTCATGGGAATGTTTTCAGGATAAAACCACCAATGTGTTTCACCAAAGACGATGCAG ATTTCTTGGTAGATGCAATGGACTATTCCATCTCCAAATTGTGA
- the LOC108822504 gene encoding uncharacterized protein LOC108822504 — MASIGASYAPVYLMQKQLKEKKMKREKVREEKAQSVAVVETSLAAGRKSNKIYPSRSSYSEQVETKSQE, encoded by the coding sequence ATGGCATCCATAGGAGCAAGTTACGCACCCGTGTATCTTATGCAAAAGCAgctcaaggagaagaagatgaagagagaaAAGGTGAGAGAAGAAAAAGCTCAAAGTGTCGCTGTCGTCGAAACCTCTTTGGCGGCAGGAAGGAAGTCTAACAAAATCTACCCCTCTCGCTCATCTTACAGTGAACAAGTAGAGACCAAATCACAAGAGTGA
- the LOC108822503 gene encoding uncharacterized protein LOC108822503 produces the protein MSSSPFPILDNRPIDKWKVTELKEELKRRRLTTQGLKVDLVRRLDDALRAEQEAPQTLANQQAEIPHAPDVSVVTPDPMPAAFSIDTTPSEIQTTPVVKTTAAIETTPPPPPVVSKPEVNASGLDDVRGVAGLGGSVVDDVKVQEPQDADVKGGVGSGVTATDAVIADKAPQPTDTELEKAATYNQVSVTGYEVKSDCISTDSVPTNEKMGNEIADDVKLETNVNKSQEPSAVTGGESHPMDVEKPPEQKMSVGGGDVSDAAANAADVTKGNNTNISDAGDSEKLNLDRSSGDESMEDEPESKQTESVTSHEVVVDKSEKNDIVDDAGKGEALENKSHPLVASEKRKLPDNDQEAVGNNEPVKRQRRWNSGSVKVPEAQATNSVAAPATTPMSTSLKRDFSRSNSSVSEDGPKERVVPPSSKEPTDSLRIDRFLRPFTLKAVQELLGKTGNVTSFWMDSIKTHCYVSYSSVEEAAATREAVYNLQWPPNGGRLLTADFVGSEEVKAKLEPSPPPPPQAKPQPQAQAPPSRPPATSLPPPPPLAKAPPVIERLPPPPPLVAEEQEAPIVTLDDLFKKTKAIPRIYYLPLSEDQVAAKLAANNNK, from the exons ATGTCGTCATCACCTTTTCCAATCCTGGACAACCGCCCAATTGACAAGTGGAAGGTTACCGAGTTGAAGGAAGAGCTCAAAAGACGGAGACTAACCACACAAGGCTTGAAGGTCGATTTGGTCAGGCGTCTTGATGACGCCCTTCGTGCTGAGCAGGAAGCGCCTCAAACCCTCGCCAATCAACAGGCTGAGATTCCTCATGCACCTGATGTTAGTGTTGTTACACCAGATCCGATGCCAGCGGCATTCAGCATTGACACCACTCCATCTGAGATTCAGACAACTCCTGTGGTTAAGACAACAGCTGCGATTGAGACAACACCACCCCCACCCCCGGTGGTTTCTAAACCAGAGGTTAACGCTAGCGGCCTCGATGATGTTAGAGGAGTAGCTGGTCTTGGTGGTTCAGTGGTTGATGATGTGAAGGTACAAGAACCTCAGGACGCTGATGTGAAAGGTGGAGTGGGATCTGGTGTGACTGCAACTGATGCAGTAATTGCTGATAAGGCCCCCCAACCTACAGATACGGAGCTTGAAAAAGCTGCTACGTACAACCAGGTATCAGTTACAGGGTATGAGGTAAAGTCTGATTGTATTTCTACTGATTCTGTGCCAACTAATGAAAAAATGGGTAACGAAATTGCTGATGATGTCAAATTAGAAACAAATGTTAATAAGTCCCAAGAGCCATCTGCAGTCACTGGTGGTGAATCCCATCCGATGGATGTGGAGAAGCCACCTGAGCAGAAGATGTCTGTTGGAGGTGGAGATGTCAGCGATGCTGCTGCTAATGCAGCAGATGTGACCAAAGGGAATAATACTAATATTAGCGATGCAGGCGACTCAGAGAAGTTGAACTTAGATAGAAGTTCTGGTGATGAGTCTATGGAGGATGAGCCTGAGTCCAAGCAAACCGAATCAGTTACATCTCATGAAGTGGTGGTGGATAAGTCTGAGAAAAACGATATTGTGGATGATGCTGGGAAAGGGGAAGCCCTTGAGAATAAAAGTCACCCACTTGTGGCTTCTGAAAAAAGAAAGCTTCCTGATAATG ATCAAGAAGCTGTTGGAAACAATGAGCCTGTGAAAAGGCAACGCCGATGGAACTCTGGGAGTGTTAAGGTTCCTGAAGCACAGGCCACTAATAGCGTGGCGGCACCCGCTACAACACCGATGTCAACTAGTCTGAAGCGTGACTTCTCCCGTTCTAACTCTTCGGTTAGTGAGGATGGACCTAAGGAACGCGTGG TTCCTCCATCATCGAAGGAGCCTACGGATTCCCTCAGGATTGATCGTTTCCTTAGGCCGTTCACACTGAAAGCTGTTCAAGAGCTTCTGGGTAAAACCGGAAACGTCACTAGTTTCTGGATGGACAGCATTAAGACCCACTGCTATGTATCA TATTCTTCTGTTGAAGAAGCGGCAGCAACAAGAGAAGCAGTGTATAACCTCCAGTGGCCACCTAACGGAGGTCGCCTTCTGACAGCTGACTTTGTTGGATCAGAAGAAGTGAAGGCGAAACTGGaaccttctcctcctcctcctcctcaggcTAAGCCTCAGCCACAGGCTCAGGCTCCTCCTTCACGCCCACCAGCTACTTCTTTGCCACCACCACCGCCTTTGGCCAAAGCACCCCCTGTCATTGAACGTcttccacctcctcctcctctagttGCTGAGGAACAAGAGGCTCCCATAGTCACTCTGGATGATCTTTTCAAGAAGACGAAAGCTATCCCCAGGATATATTACTTGCCCTTGTCAGAGGACCAAGTTGCAGCTAAACTTGCAGCTAATAACAACAAGTGA
- the LOC108822979 gene encoding MICOS complex subunit MIC60, mitochondrial: MLRKSVLELSIKRFPRSLGAQRFHLSSSRKVSTSGKNGANPVGKPDASKVPPPPAGKQGGSAKVFIGGAAVAGAFLLAYQTGYLDQYLGNERQKLSELVKSGSVTEKLEESHHSSVEDSAGIGSSSSDGKAETLPEFPASVGMPQSDVVEVQPESDPTPERYTYVSSSNQQESPQENAADEGEKSLPLSSDDDSKTKSDASPDVVSEAENVKLEAVHKPEDTTVSAQPSSVLTESEKEFAALKDLATEKAPEDGIEREVKTPGSLLKEYNLDGNGSSSAGEQLTNETEALPKSTEGLKDGYMTEDGKLVLDFLDAIHAAEERQSHLEAQVFAEKLRTLKEKYENELRDLRARELMRIEEAAILDKELKREKTKAAAAIKSIQERMEDKLKTEIEQKETEAQLALSKAEEMAKAELTAAIVKEKAAQIEKMAEADLNIKALHMAFYARSEEARKSHSVHKLALGALALEDSLSKGLPIHKEMTMLQTYLEGIQEDSVLDLVISSLPEEAKSKGTDTTLQLNQKFDTLKGTLRHFSLIPPGGGGILAHSLAHIASWLKFKEVDQANGGIESVIKKVDLYLAEDKLAEAAAALEEGVKGSKAEEVVSDWVRLARNRAITEQAVTILRSYATCASLT; the protein is encoded by the exons ATGCTACGCAA GTCTGTTCTCGAGCTTTCAATAAAGAGGTTCCCGAGGAGTTTGGGAGCTCAG AGATTTCATCTGAGTTCGTCGAGGAAGGTATCTACTTCTGGTAAAAACGGAGCTAATCCCGTGGGGAAACCAGATGCCTCAAAAGTGCCTCCTCCTCCTGCGGGGAAACAAGGTGGCTCTGCGAAGGTGTTCATAGGAGGCGCTGCGGTCGCTGGTGCTTTTCTGTTAGCGTATCAGACTGGCTATTTGGATCAGTATCTCGGGAATGAAAGGCAGAAACTAAGCGAGCTTGTTAAGTCTGGTTCCGTCACTGAGAAACTGGAGGAGTCTCATCATTCAAGTGTTGAAGATTCTGCTGGAATTGGCTCCTCGTCATCGGATGGTAAAGCTGAGACGCTACCGGAATTTCCAGCTTCTGTGGGAATGCCGCAGAGTGACGTCGTAGAAGTGCAGCCAGAGTCTGATCCAACACCTGAGCGTTATACATATGTTTCTTCGTCTAACCAACAAGAGTCACCTCAAGAAAATGCTGCTGATGAAGGAGAGAAAAGCTTGCCTCTTTCTTCCGATGATGATTCGAAAACTAAGTCTGACGCGTCCCCAGATGTTGTTTCTGAGGCAGAAAATGTGAAGTTGGAAGCTGTACATAAACCTGAGGACACTACTGTTAGTGCCCAGCCTAGTTCGGTTCTTACTGAAAGTGAAAAGGAATTTGCAGCACTAAAGGATCTTGCCACTGAAAAGGCACCTGAG GATGGCATTGAGCGGGAAGTAAAAACGCCAGGTTCTCTCCTTAAGGAATACAATCTAGACGGCAATGGATCCTCATCAGCTGGGGAGCAACTAACTAACGAAACTGAG GCTCTTCCCAAGTCCACTGAGGGGCTGAAAGATGGTTACATGACTGAGGATGGAAAGTTGGTACTTGATTTTCTGGATGCCATTCATGCGGCTGAGGAAAGACAGTCGCACTTGGAAGCCCAAGTTTTTGCTGAAAAATTAAGAACCTTGAAG GAGAAGTACGAAAATGAGTTGAGAGATCTTAGGGCACGTGAATTAATGCGTATAGAGGAGGCGGCAATATTGGATAAG GAGctaaagagagagaaaacaaaagcAGCAGCTGCTATCAAGTCAATCCAAGAGAGAATGGAAGATAAGCTCAAAACAGAAATTGAACAGAAG GAAACTGAAGCTCAGTTGGCTTTGAGTAAAGCTGAAGAAATGGCGAAAGCTGAGTTGACTGCGGCAATTGTTAAAGAAAAGGCAGCACAAATCGAAAAAATGGCAGAGGCAGATCTTAAT ATAAAAGCATTGCATATGGCATTCTATGCGCGCTCTGAAGAAGCTCGCAAAAGTCATTCAGTTCACAAGCTCGCATTG GGTGCACTTGCGTTGGAAGATTCACTCTCCAAAGGACTACCAATCCATAAAGAAATGACTATGCTTCAGACTTACCTTGAAGGCATTCAAGAGGACTCAGTCTTAGATTTGGTGATATCATCTCTTCCAGAAGAAGCAAAATCCAAAGGAACCGATACAACACTGCAGCTGAACCAGAAG TTTGATACCTTGAAAGGAACCCTTAGACACTTCAGTCTCATTCCACCTGGTGGCGGAGGAATCTTAGCACATTCTCTAGCTCATATAGCATCTTGGCTCAAG TTCAAGGAAGTGGACCAAGCTAATGGAGGAATTGAATCTGTTATTAAGAAAGTTGATCTGTACTTGGCTGAGGATAAACTAGCAGAGGCAGCAGCTGCACTTGAAGAAGGTGTCAAAGGAAGTAAAGCAGAGGAAGTAGTCAGTGATTGGGTGAGACTCGCAAGAAACAGAGCAATTACAGAGCAAGCTGTAACAATTCTCCGATCATATGCAACTTGCGCCAGCCTCACTTGA